The following coding sequences lie in one Vibrio sp. ED004 genomic window:
- a CDS encoding PepSY domain-containing protein produces MLRNESQDTAKAQANSQSKSSAKTKDRNKTLYFLTWRWHFYAGLFVIPFMLMLSITGLVMLFDDEIELAFHHDAIEIVASGEPIKVSQQLSAVQNQYPQDSVTQFVPSKAPDLANRFSVALEDGTSAFATVNQYTGEVVGEIPRSDSLYQLANDIHGTLLIGDWGDYLIEVAISLSILLLVSGIYLWLPRDNASRAGFLKLRFTSGTRVLMRDLHANIGGTLSFILLLFILSGLSWTGFWGGKLVQAWSTFPAQMWDDIPLSSETHASLNHGSEEEMPWNLEQTPLPLSQDKPSEHVHKVEEASEDHDHSKMGEDHSQHVLSASNFSIDDVIAKARALGFTQYKVNFPRSETGVYTVAANTMGGDIIDPTLDRTTHLDQYSGRILGEVTWQDYNLFAKTLAVGISLHQGDISIINKLLNALFCIAFVVVSVTGGVMWWMRRPSGQRKLGTPPKFGDAGLWKAGLVTVVVISVLFPLAGATIVTAMLLDWLLFSRVERFKTALS; encoded by the coding sequence ATGTTGAGAAATGAATCTCAAGATACTGCGAAAGCACAAGCTAATTCGCAGTCTAAAAGCAGTGCAAAAACGAAAGACCGCAATAAAACTCTCTACTTCCTCACTTGGCGCTGGCACTTCTATGCTGGGCTATTCGTTATCCCGTTTATGTTAATGCTAAGCATTACAGGCTTGGTGATGCTGTTTGATGATGAAATCGAACTCGCTTTCCATCACGATGCGATTGAGATTGTTGCATCGGGCGAACCTATCAAGGTGTCACAACAATTATCTGCCGTACAAAATCAATACCCACAAGATTCGGTGACACAATTTGTACCGAGTAAAGCGCCTGATCTGGCCAACCGTTTTTCGGTAGCACTTGAAGATGGGACGTCCGCTTTCGCCACGGTGAATCAATACACTGGCGAAGTGGTCGGAGAAATTCCACGCAGCGATAGCCTGTATCAACTCGCGAATGACATCCATGGCACTTTGTTGATTGGTGATTGGGGTGATTACCTCATTGAGGTTGCAATCAGCTTGTCGATCCTTCTGTTAGTGAGTGGAATCTATTTATGGCTTCCTCGAGATAACGCAAGCCGTGCTGGTTTTCTTAAGCTTAGATTTACCTCAGGAACACGTGTTTTAATGCGTGACCTGCATGCGAACATCGGTGGAACACTATCATTCATTCTTCTGTTATTTATTCTATCGGGATTATCATGGACCGGCTTTTGGGGCGGTAAGCTTGTTCAAGCGTGGAGCACTTTTCCTGCTCAAATGTGGGACGATATTCCTCTGTCTAGCGAAACGCATGCTTCTTTAAATCACGGGTCCGAAGAGGAAATGCCTTGGAACCTAGAGCAAACTCCACTGCCTTTGTCTCAAGATAAGCCGTCAGAACACGTCCACAAAGTAGAAGAAGCGTCTGAAGATCATGATCATTCTAAGATGGGTGAGGATCATTCTCAGCATGTATTATCTGCGAGTAATTTCTCGATTGATGATGTGATAGCAAAAGCTCGAGCTCTTGGTTTTACGCAGTATAAAGTCAATTTCCCGCGCTCAGAAACGGGCGTTTACACCGTGGCTGCCAATACCATGGGAGGTGATATCATCGATCCAACCCTAGATCGCACGACTCACCTCGACCAATATTCAGGACGTATTCTAGGAGAGGTGACGTGGCAAGATTACAACTTATTCGCCAAAACCTTAGCCGTCGGTATTTCTCTGCACCAAGGTGACATCAGCATCATCAACAAGCTTCTAAATGCGTTGTTCTGCATTGCGTTCGTCGTGGTGTCGGTGACTGGTGGTGTGATGTGGTGGATGCGCAGACCTTCAGGCCAAAGAAAGCTTGGGACGCCACCGAAGTTTGGTGATGCAGGCTTATGGAAAGCAGGCTTAGTGACGGTGGTTGTTATTTCGGTTCTGTTTCCACTCGCGGGTGCAACGATTGTGACTGCAATGCTATTGGATTGGTTACTGTTTTCACGCGTTGAGAGATTTAAGACGGCATTGAGTTAA
- a CDS encoding phosphatase — MELKVDTHTHTYASGHAYSTLIENAKSAKQNGLDMFCTTDHSESMPGAPHYWFFSNQRVLPRFIEDVAIIRGVESNIMNTQGEIDIHPSVDKNLDWVIASFHEPVFRPSDVATHTEALLNVIKGGRIDALGHLGNPNFDFDFEAVIECAVQHNVAIEINNTTLKGNSRVGSVDRCFEIARVAKAKGAFITTGSDAHFCQDVGGLDLVSSLLDEVGVDSSKVVTHSPKQFLSFLALRGRNEIPEYSALA, encoded by the coding sequence ATGGAACTCAAAGTAGATACTCACACCCACACATACGCAAGTGGTCATGCATACAGCACGCTTATCGAGAATGCTAAGTCGGCAAAACAAAATGGCTTAGACATGTTTTGCACTACCGACCATTCAGAGTCGATGCCGGGCGCGCCACATTATTGGTTCTTCAGCAATCAGCGTGTGCTTCCTCGTTTTATCGAAGACGTTGCGATTATCCGCGGCGTGGAATCAAACATCATGAACACACAGGGTGAAATCGATATTCATCCGAGCGTGGATAAGAACCTAGATTGGGTGATTGCCAGCTTCCACGAGCCAGTATTTCGTCCATCAGATGTCGCCACTCATACAGAGGCGCTGTTGAATGTGATTAAGGGCGGTCGAATCGATGCGCTTGGCCACTTAGGCAACCCAAATTTTGATTTCGATTTCGAAGCTGTGATTGAATGCGCAGTCCAACATAACGTCGCTATCGAAATCAACAACACCACGCTAAAAGGCAATAGCCGTGTTGGTAGTGTCGACCGCTGTTTCGAGATTGCAAGAGTTGCGAAAGCGAAAGGGGCGTTCATTACTACCGGAAGTGATGCGCATTTCTGCCAAGACGTGGGCGGGCTGGATCTTGTGTCTTCACTGCTTGATGAAGTGGGCGTGGATTCGAGTAAGGTGGTCACCCATTCGCCAAAGCAATTCTTGTCATTTTTGGCGTTGCGTGGTCGTAATGAAATCCCAGAATACTCAGCTCTTGCTTAA
- a CDS encoding VOC family protein: MLKGIHHAAIICSDYEFSKRFYTEILKLEVIAENYREARQSYKLDLALPNGAQIELFSFPNAPERPSFPEAQGLRHLAFCVDDVQHAKSYLEAQEIEVEPIRVDEFTGKAFTFFSDPDGLPLELYQI; this comes from the coding sequence ATGCTGAAAGGAATACACCACGCCGCCATTATTTGCTCAGACTACGAATTTTCTAAACGCTTTTATACGGAAATTTTAAAGCTTGAAGTGATTGCAGAGAATTATCGCGAAGCGCGCCAATCGTACAAACTTGATTTAGCACTGCCGAATGGTGCTCAAATAGAATTGTTCAGTTTCCCTAATGCACCGGAAAGGCCTAGCTTTCCTGAGGCTCAAGGGCTAAGACACTTAGCTTTTTGTGTAGATGACGTTCAACATGCCAAAAGCTATTTAGAAGCACAAGAAATCGAAGTCGAACCGATTCGAGTTGACGAGTTTACAGGTAAAGCTTTTACGTTTTTTTCAGACCCAGACGGCCTGCCGCTAGAGCTTTATCAGATCTAA
- a CDS encoding cytochrome b562 encodes MKTRSILLSGLIAASLLSGNAFANVDLKKNMQEMKLAFKQAAEAQNIEEMQKPIVRIDTLVAELKTGVYPIEKEEHFMEGFKKISASIDSIEQKLDQGEFESAQQELRTIDGLREEYHEKRNPSIWSKIFG; translated from the coding sequence ATGAAAACTCGCTCAATCCTTTTATCTGGTTTAATCGCTGCTTCGCTATTGTCTGGCAACGCTTTTGCTAATGTTGACCTTAAGAAAAACATGCAAGAAATGAAGCTTGCATTTAAACAAGCGGCAGAAGCTCAAAACATTGAAGAGATGCAAAAACCTATCGTACGAATTGATACGCTAGTTGCTGAGCTCAAAACGGGTGTTTACCCAATTGAGAAAGAAGAACACTTCATGGAAGGTTTCAAAAAGATCAGTGCATCGATTGATAGCATTGAACAGAAGCTAGACCAAGGTGAATTTGAATCTGCACAGCAAGAGCTTCGTACTATCGATGGCCTTCGTGAAGAGTATCACGAGAAGCGTAATCCAAGCATTTGGAGCAAGATCTTCGGTTAA